From the Orenia metallireducens genome, one window contains:
- a CDS encoding ferritin family protein gives MNIYDFALDFERENKDYYEECAEQTRDSNLKRIFNYLAKEERRHEEIVKKLKQEEEVAKIESDILPKAKEVFKEIAKNISVNSEKPVQEDVNLYRKAVEMERSSYNFYKEKAEKVDISKIKEAFLKLAKEEKRHEIIMDNIVEHLERPLNWIEDAEFNHLDEY, from the coding sequence ATGAATATCTATGACTTTGCCCTTGATTTTGAGAGAGAGAATAAGGACTATTATGAAGAATGTGCTGAGCAGACAAGAGATAGCAATTTAAAGAGAATCTTTAATTATTTGGCTAAAGAAGAGAGAAGACATGAAGAGATTGTTAAGAAATTAAAACAAGAAGAGGAAGTTGCTAAGATAGAGTCTGATATCTTGCCTAAAGCTAAAGAGGTCTTTAAAGAGATAGCTAAGAATATTTCTGTCAATAGTGAGAAGCCAGTTCAAGAGGATGTTAACCTTTATAGAAAGGCTGTAGAGATGGAACGAAGCAGCTACAACTTCTACAAAGAGAAAGCTGAAAAAGTTGATATTTCTAAGATTAAAGAAGCCTTTTTAAAATTAGCAAAAGAAGAGAAACGCCATGAAATTATTATGGATAATATTGTAGAGCATCTAGAGAGACCTCTAAATTGGATTGAAGATGCAGAGTTTAATCATTTAGATGAATATTAA
- the hcp gene encoding hydroxylamine reductase yields the protein MSMFCYQCQEASGGKGCTVRGVCGKTDTTANLQDLLIYLLKGISVYSTKAKELGVETPQVDTFVMESLFMTITNANFDNDAFVEQIKEALELRDEIKAKAEAAGAEFADLYEGATWTGTEEEFSAKAKEVGVLQTDNEDVRSLRELITYGVKGLAAYTEHAYNLGYENQEIYDFMQKALAAITDDSLTADDLVALTLETGKFGVEGMAQLDKANTETYGNPEITEVNIGTRNNPAILISGHDLKDIEQLLEQTEGTGVDVYTHSEMLPAHYYPAFKKYEHFVGNYGNAWWKQKEEFENFNGPILFTTNCIVPPKGNASYKDKIFTTGAAGLDGATHIEADENGKKDFTEIIELAKKCDAPQEIENGKIVGGFAHNQVLALADKVVDAVKSGAIKRFFVMAGCDGRMNSRDYYTEFARELPEDTIILTAGCAKYRYNKLDLGDIGGIPRVLDAGQCNDSYSLAVIAMKLQEVFELDDINELPISYNIAWYEQKAVIVLLALLYLGVKNIHLGPTLPAFLSENVANVLVENFGIGGITEVAEDIEMFMQG from the coding sequence ATGTCAATGTTCTGTTATCAATGTCAAGAAGCATCAGGAGGAAAAGGTTGTACAGTCAGAGGTGTCTGTGGTAAGACTGATACTACAGCAAACCTACAAGATTTGTTAATCTATTTGCTTAAAGGAATTTCAGTTTATAGTACAAAGGCTAAAGAACTTGGAGTTGAAACTCCACAGGTAGATACCTTTGTAATGGAAAGCTTATTTATGACAATTACTAATGCCAACTTCGATAATGATGCTTTTGTAGAGCAGATTAAAGAGGCTTTAGAGTTAAGAGATGAGATTAAGGCTAAAGCTGAAGCAGCAGGTGCAGAGTTTGCTGACCTATATGAAGGAGCTACTTGGACAGGAACAGAAGAAGAGTTTTCAGCTAAGGCTAAAGAGGTTGGAGTCTTACAGACAGATAATGAAGATGTAAGGTCTTTAAGAGAACTGATTACTTATGGTGTTAAAGGATTGGCTGCTTATACAGAGCATGCTTATAATCTAGGATATGAAAACCAAGAGATTTATGACTTTATGCAAAAGGCATTGGCTGCAATCACTGATGATAGTTTGACAGCTGATGATTTAGTAGCATTGACTTTAGAGACTGGTAAGTTTGGTGTAGAAGGTATGGCTCAACTAGATAAAGCTAATACAGAGACTTATGGTAACCCAGAAATTACAGAAGTAAATATCGGAACTAGAAATAATCCAGCTATCCTAATTAGTGGTCATGACTTAAAGGATATAGAGCAGTTACTAGAGCAGACAGAAGGAACTGGAGTAGATGTTTATACTCACTCTGAGATGTTACCAGCTCACTATTATCCAGCATTTAAGAAATATGAGCACTTTGTAGGTAACTATGGTAATGCATGGTGGAAGCAGAAAGAAGAGTTTGAGAACTTCAATGGACCAATTTTATTTACAACTAACTGTATAGTGCCACCAAAAGGTAATGCTAGTTATAAAGATAAAATCTTTACAACAGGTGCTGCTGGACTAGATGGAGCAACTCATATCGAAGCTGATGAGAATGGAAAGAAAGATTTCACTGAAATTATTGAGTTAGCTAAAAAATGTGATGCACCTCAAGAGATTGAAAATGGAAAGATTGTAGGTGGATTTGCCCATAATCAGGTATTAGCATTAGCTGATAAGGTTGTAGATGCAGTTAAATCTGGTGCTATTAAACGATTCTTTGTAATGGCTGGTTGTGATGGAAGAATGAATAGTAGAGATTACTATACTGAATTTGCTAGAGAGTTACCAGAGGATACAATAATTCTAACAGCAGGCTGTGCTAAGTATAGGTATAATAAGCTTGACTTAGGTGATATTGGAGGAATTCCTAGAGTGTTGGATGCAGGACAATGTAATGACTCTTACTCCTTAGCAGTGATTGCAATGAAGCTACAAGAGGTATTTGAGCTAGATGATATCAATGAACTACCTATCTCATATAATATCGCTTGGTATGAACAGAAGGCTGTAATTGTATTATTAGCTCTATTATACCTAGGGGTTAAGAATATCCACTTAGGACCGACATTACCAGCATTCTTATCAGAGAATGTAGCCAATGTCTTAGTTGAGAACTTTGGTATCGGAGGAATTACTGAAGTAGCAGAAGATATTGAAATGTTCATGCAAGGTTAA
- a CDS encoding DUF362 domain-containing protein: protein MSYPVVDKEECIACGVCEGVCPADPNVFKVEDVSNVVNPDSCIACEACVNNCPVLCIKLED from the coding sequence ATGTCTTATCCTGTAGTTGATAAAGAAGAGTGTATTGCTTGTGGAGTCTGTGAAGGGGTTTGCCCTGCAGATCCTAACGTTTTTAAGGTTGAAGATGTATCTAATGTTGTTAATCCAGATAGTTGTATTGCTTGTGAGGCTTGTGTGAACAATTGTCCAGTTTTATGTATTAAGCTGGAAGACTAA
- a CDS encoding cyclodeaminase/cyclohydrolase family protein, protein MQEFSQLLASTEEPIPAGGSTIATTALLGVSLLQLVSKVSSLSIDLEELEKNLLKSIDADVQAFKLNQQKQFKDKESLKEIINTPLEIAKNSALALELATEIRANVKKSVKADYQVAIFNLRASIKGAIAIIESNYQFFTTDDYIQQIKEEIEELNKLLK, encoded by the coding sequence ATTCAAGAGTTCAGCCAATTACTTGCTAGTACAGAAGAGCCTATTCCAGCTGGAGGATCAACGATTGCTACTACTGCCCTATTAGGAGTATCTTTACTTCAATTAGTCTCTAAGGTCAGCAGTCTATCGATCGATTTAGAAGAATTAGAGAAGAATCTTCTTAAAAGTATAGATGCAGATGTTCAAGCCTTTAAGCTCAATCAGCAGAAACAATTTAAAGACAAAGAGAGTTTAAAAGAGATAATAAATACCCCTTTAGAGATAGCTAAAAATTCAGCATTAGCCCTTGAACTAGCAACTGAAATCAGAGCTAATGTCAAAAAAAGTGTCAAAGCAGACTATCAAGTTGCTATCTTCAATTTAAGAGCAAGTATTAAAGGAGCAATAGCTATTATCGAATCTAATTATCAATTCTTCACTACTGATGATTATATACAGCAGATAAAAGAAGAGATTGAAGAACTAAATAAATTGTTAAAATAA
- a CDS encoding MATE family efflux transporter — translation MEQAYETRIKNFKISMVFTEVSSIFIFFFGRYLMGVYTDNSQIILLGISVLMIGAFLEPRRNFNVVLINSLRGAGDGIFPVVMAIISTWGVAVLGGYFFGVVLGYGLPGIWIGMTCDEWIRGIYMLARWHSRKWTKKSIVG, via the coding sequence ATAGAGCAGGCTTATGAGACTAGAATTAAGAATTTTAAAATTTCTATGGTCTTTACAGAAGTAAGTAGTATATTTATCTTCTTTTTCGGAAGATATCTCATGGGAGTTTATACAGACAACTCTCAAATTATACTATTAGGTATATCAGTTTTGATGATAGGTGCCTTTCTAGAACCAAGAAGAAACTTTAATGTTGTACTTATTAATAGTTTAAGAGGGGCAGGAGATGGTATATTTCCTGTAGTAATGGCAATTATCTCTACTTGGGGAGTTGCAGTCTTAGGTGGGTACTTTTTTGGAGTAGTCCTGGGCTATGGACTTCCTGGTATTTGGATTGGAATGACCTGTGATGAATGGATTAGAGGAATCTATATGTTAGCTAGATGGCATAGTAGAAAGTGGACTAAGAAATCAATAGTAGGATAA
- a CDS encoding LmeA family phospholipid-binding protein gives MRNFKVLLIIFILLILAFMQFYLPESISQRLSSTLREEVDKSDRLEVDIDSFPAIELLIGRVDNLEISADNLIIDSLPINKFEGEFKDLKVKKIEGQWQVTEGKNTYLNLKVLEKALNQYLVSREELNIFDKFKMELLKNKVMMTGDIQFFNANVNIQLAGNFVVKDKDTIVFNSDELAVENIIIPKSLIEQIKDKLQFEIDFADLPFPVEIQQVNLEEDSLKILGENR, from the coding sequence ATGAGAAATTTTAAGGTGCTCTTGATTATTTTTATTCTATTAATATTGGCATTTATGCAATTTTACTTACCAGAATCAATTTCTCAAAGATTGAGTAGTACTTTAAGAGAAGAAGTTGATAAGAGTGATAGATTAGAGGTAGATATTGATTCTTTTCCTGCTATAGAGTTATTGATAGGTAGAGTAGATAATTTGGAGATTAGTGCAGATAATCTTATTATAGATTCATTACCAATCAATAAATTTGAAGGGGAATTTAAGGATTTAAAGGTTAAGAAGATAGAGGGTCAATGGCAGGTAACAGAAGGGAAAAATACTTATCTCAATTTGAAGGTATTAGAAAAAGCGTTGAACCAATATCTTGTTAGTAGAGAGGAACTGAATATATTTGATAAATTTAAGATGGAGCTTTTAAAGAATAAAGTGATGATGACTGGGGATATACAATTTTTTAATGCCAATGTCAATATTCAACTAGCAGGTAATTTTGTAGTTAAAGATAAAGATACTATTGTCTTCAATTCTGATGAATTAGCAGTAGAAAATATTATTATCCCTAAAAGTTTGATTGAACAGATTAAGGATAAGTTACAATTTGAGATTGATTTTGCTGATCTACCCTTTCCCGTTGAGATTCAACAGGTCAATTTAGAGGAGGATAGCTTAAAGATTTTGGGAGAAAATAGGTAG
- a CDS encoding ZIP family metal transporter: MSSIIITTAIGLLAGMLGTGLGGIVTFFWRKPTNKSVSFLLGIAGGIMLAIVMVDLVPESIHHSSLAYAISGLLLGFILLSITSKFFRKYIKGEEYIHTGVLLGLGISMHNFPEGLAIGAGYIATAELGFGLAIVMAFHNFPEGLSMATPMNVGGWSPIRILIATLLPGIPMGIGAFCGSLIGYISPEFLSVTLGFAGGGMLYLTLFELIPSSYNFDYGLDATLGIIVGLGTGVVLTFLF; the protein is encoded by the coding sequence GTGAGTTCAATTATTATAACAACAGCCATTGGTCTATTAGCAGGGATGTTGGGAACGGGTTTGGGAGGGATTGTTACTTTTTTTTGGAGAAAGCCCACTAATAAATCGGTTAGTTTCTTATTAGGAATTGCAGGGGGGATTATGTTAGCTATTGTAATGGTTGATTTAGTCCCTGAGTCTATTCATCATAGTAGTTTAGCCTATGCAATTAGTGGATTGTTACTAGGATTTATCCTATTGAGTATAACCAGTAAATTTTTTAGAAAGTATATAAAAGGAGAAGAGTATATTCATACAGGGGTATTGCTGGGTTTAGGTATCTCTATGCATAATTTTCCAGAAGGCTTAGCTATTGGAGCAGGTTATATTGCTACAGCAGAGTTGGGTTTTGGGTTGGCAATAGTTATGGCATTTCATAACTTTCCTGAAGGTTTATCGATGGCAACTCCAATGAATGTAGGTGGGTGGAGCCCTATCAGAATCTTGATAGCCACACTACTACCTGGGATACCAATGGGAATTGGTGCTTTTTGTGGGTCCTTGATAGGTTATATCTCTCCAGAATTCTTATCGGTTACTTTAGGATTTGCAGGGGGAGGGATGTTATATCTGACCTTATTTGAATTGATACCTAGTTCTTATAATTTTGATTATGGTTTAGATGCAACTTTAGGAATAATAGTAGGATTAGGGACGGGAGTGGTGTTGACATTTTTATTTTAA
- a CDS encoding HD domain-containing phosphohydrolase gives MSRYIIEIVVVLLFVMVNHSFFSGEIVLGVESIEELLFSNNISTQIGDIYRFYLENERLFNIMINLMFMINLVLSLFLIKFYKSYRETSKDKEDLIKKLKGQNVLLEDIKIHVWTFKDKETYGLVNKAHAEFIGKSKEEIEDSNIYNIYTKEEAKRSINHNRRVFREKVEIYTEEIFKDKNGQDRILAVTRTPKLDNQGKIEYLICSASDITAHKMTEEKIRNMTYYDSLTGAYNRGYYEYILPKLDREENFPLSIIVADLNGLKLANDVFGHEAGDKLLKTSARILKESIRGHDIVIRWGGDEFCAFLPNTSEAEAKVIIERIQRNCLELDLAPFPPNVALGTATKYSFSDKIEDVFNKAENMMYKRKSEEKNNINNPILASLIERFLNNGYEEEEHLIRVRELSLKFANKLGLSENLTNKLFLLAEFHDIGRLTVSSGILHKRGELNREDLDELDKHIEAGYNIAKNFKILNPISELILYHHENWDGSGYPIGLKGKEIPLLSRVLRIIDAYDIMINGRPYRQAVSKEEAIRVLQEGAGIKYDPELVSQFIELVEDNQEVRGDKWKEIAE, from the coding sequence ATGAGTAGATATATAATAGAGATTGTAGTTGTTCTTTTATTTGTGATGGTAAACCACTCTTTTTTTTCTGGAGAAATTGTGTTGGGTGTAGAGAGTATAGAAGAACTACTATTTTCGAATAATATAAGTACACAAATAGGTGACATATATAGATTTTATTTAGAGAATGAGAGATTATTTAACATTATGATAAATTTGATGTTTATGATTAATCTAGTATTATCCTTATTTTTAATTAAGTTTTATAAATCTTATAGAGAAACTTCAAAAGATAAAGAAGATTTAATTAAAAAATTAAAAGGTCAAAATGTTTTGTTAGAGGATATAAAGATACATGTTTGGACCTTTAAGGATAAAGAAACTTACGGTTTAGTAAATAAAGCTCATGCAGAATTTATAGGCAAGAGTAAAGAAGAAATAGAAGATTCTAATATTTATAATATTTATACTAAAGAGGAAGCTAAGAGGTCTATTAATCATAATAGGAGAGTGTTTAGAGAGAAGGTAGAGATTTATACAGAGGAAATATTTAAAGATAAGAATGGTCAAGATAGGATATTAGCTGTAACTAGAACTCCAAAGTTAGATAATCAAGGAAAAATAGAGTACCTTATCTGTTCTGCCTCTGATATTACAGCTCATAAGATGACAGAAGAAAAGATTAGGAATATGACTTATTATGATTCCTTAACTGGGGCATATAATAGAGGATATTATGAATACATTCTACCTAAGTTAGATAGAGAAGAGAACTTTCCATTAAGTATAATTGTGGCTGATTTAAATGGTTTAAAGCTAGCCAATGATGTCTTTGGTCATGAAGCAGGAGATAAGCTTTTAAAGACATCAGCTAGAATTTTAAAAGAATCTATTAGAGGTCATGATATAGTTATTCGTTGGGGAGGAGATGAATTCTGCGCTTTTCTTCCTAATACTAGTGAGGCAGAGGCTAAAGTAATTATTGAAAGAATTCAGAGAAACTGTTTGGAATTAGATTTAGCACCTTTTCCTCCAAATGTTGCTTTAGGAACGGCTACTAAATATAGTTTTTCAGATAAAATTGAAGATGTATTTAATAAGGCTGAGAATATGATGTATAAGCGAAAATCAGAAGAGAAGAACAATATTAATAACCCTATTTTAGCGTCCTTGATAGAACGATTTTTAAATAACGGATATGAGGAAGAAGAACATCTTATTAGAGTTAGAGAGCTTTCTCTTAAGTTTGCTAATAAGTTGGGATTATCTGAGAATTTAACTAATAAGTTATTTTTACTAGCGGAGTTTCATGATATAGGTAGATTGACAGTTTCATCGGGAATTTTGCACAAGAGAGGTGAGTTAAATAGAGAAGATTTAGATGAATTAGACAAGCATATTGAAGCTGGTTATAATATAGCTAAGAACTTTAAAATTTTAAATCCAATTTCTGAACTGATTCTTTATCATCATGAGAATTGGGATGGTAGTGGGTATCCGATAGGATTAAAGGGAAAGGAGATACCATTGCTATCAAGGGTTCTAAGAATTATTGATGCTTATGATATAATGATTAATGGTAGGCCTTATAGGCAAGCAGTCTCTAAAGAAGAAGCAATTAGAGTATTACAAGAAGGAGCAGGAATTAAGTATGATCCTGAGCTTGTTAGTCAATTTATAGAGTTGGTAGAAGATAATCAAGAAGTTAGAGGGGATAAATGGAAAGAGATAGCTGAATAG
- a CDS encoding Spo0E family sporulation regulatory protein-aspartic acid phosphatase — MVSVNDNGIKKVDRLRRELIKKVEDKSNNLLDEDVLSRSQKIYKEILKFMLK; from the coding sequence GTGGTATCTGTAAATGATAATGGTATAAAGAAAGTAGATAGATTGAGAAGAGAGCTGATTAAGAAAGTGGAGGATAAGTCAAATAACCTGCTTGATGAAGATGTTCTAAGTCGTAGTCAGAAGATATATAAAGAGATTTTAAAATTTATGTTAAAATAA
- the prfB gene encoding peptide chain release factor 2 (programmed frameshift), translated as MLENELNSRLEVITEKIADLRESLDYDALVAKKGELEGEMANPNFWNDSDNAQKVAQRLSGIKGKIGEFDQLNNESEELILLLELAVEEDDKGVIKEVQKRVERLEKDWEQLELKTLLSGEYDENNALLSINPGAGGTESQDWAEMLLRMYTRWAEQHGYKVQTLEFMAGDEAGIKSVTLQITGPYAYGYLKAEKGVHRLVRISPFDASGRRHTSFASVDIMPEIDDEIEIEIDPSDLKIDTYRASGAGGQHVNTTDSAVRITHIPTGIVAQCQNERSQHKNKESAMKILKSKLFEYMQEKEAEKLDEIRGEYKEIAWGSQIRSYVFHPYQMVKDHRTNVETGRINDVMDGDLDKFIEGYLKQI; from the exons ATGTTGGAAAATGAATTAAACTCTAGATTAGAAGTCATTACAGAAAAAATAGCAGATTTGAGGGAGTCTCTT GACTATGATGCTTTAGTTGCTAAGAAAGGTGAGCTAGAAGGTGAGATGGCTAACCCTAACTTTTGGAATGATAGTGACAATGCCCAGAAGGTAGCTCAGAGATTAAGTGGTATTAAAGGGAAAATAGGTGAATTTGATCAACTCAATAATGAGAGTGAAGAGCTAATCCTATTATTAGAGTTAGCTGTAGAAGAGGATGATAAAGGTGTAATTAAAGAGGTTCAAAAGAGGGTTGAAAGGTTGGAGAAGGATTGGGAACAATTAGAACTAAAGACCCTATTATCTGGTGAATATGATGAGAACAATGCCTTATTATCTATCAATCCAGGAGCTGGAGGAACTGAGTCTCAAGATTGGGCTGAGATGTTACTAAGGATGTATACTCGTTGGGCAGAACAGCATGGATACAAGGTACAGACTTTGGAATTTATGGCTGGTGATGAAGCTGGAATTAAGAGTGTAACTTTACAGATAACAGGTCCTTATGCTTATGGATATCTAAAGGCTGAAAAAGGGGTTCATCGTCTAGTAAGAATATCTCCTTTTGATGCTTCAGGAAGGCGGCATACTTCCTTTGCTTCTGTGGATATTATGCCTGAGATTGATGATGAGATTGAGATTGAAATTGACCCTAGTGATTTGAAGATAGATACATATCGAGCTAGTGGTGCAGGGGGGCAGCATGTTAATACTACTGATTCTGCTGTAAGAATTACCCATATTCCTACAGGGATTGTAGCTCAATGTCAAAATGAACGTTCTCAGCACAAAAATAAAGAGAGTGCTATGAAGATTCTCAAATCTAAGTTATTTGAGTATATGCAGGAGAAGGAAGCTGAAAAGCTAGATGAGATTCGTGGCGAGTATAAAGAGATTGCTTGGGGGAGTCAGATTCGTTCTTATGTTTTCCATCCTTATCAGATGGTTAAAGATCACCGAACTAATGTAGAAACAGGTAGGATCAATGATGTGATGGATGGAGATTTAGATAAATTTATTGAAGGTTATTTAAAGCAGATATAA
- the secA gene encoding preprotein translocase subunit SecA codes for MFKLLKKLFTDPNEKELRKLEPIVEEINNLERKIGSLTDVELKKKTDEFKDRLAQGETLDQILPEAFAVVREASKRTTGMCHYDVQLIGGIVLHQGKIAEMKTGEGKTLVATLPVYLNALTGKGVHVITVNDYLAERDSEWMGQIYEFLGLEVGLVLEDMDYDERKKAYQADITYGTNNQFGFDYLRDNMAVDDEHLVQRELHYCIVDEVDSILIDEARTPLIISGPTQQSPSLYYKFAEIAKKLNSEEHYTVDEKASSITLTDEGNDKVESVLGIDNLYDNQYMDYLHHINQALRAKELMKRDKDYIVKDGEVHIVDEFTGRLMSGRRYSEGLHQAIEAKEGVQIQKESQTLASITFQNYFRMYDKLAGMTGTAATEETEFEEIYNLKVVVIPTNEPVAREDLPDVIYKTEDAKFNAVVADIKERYKKGQPVLVGTVSIEKSEELSRRLKQAHVPHEVLNAKYHEREAEIVKRAGQRGAITIATNMAGRGTDIVLGDGVDKLGGLHVVGTERHESRRIDNQLRGRSGRQGDPGSSRFYVSLEDDLMRLFGSDRIAGVMNTLGLEDDQPIEHNLITKSIANAQNRVESRNFEIRKSILEYDDVLNKQRQVIYNQRRKVLEGEDLEEIIFGMAEQWLDESLDIYINDKVHPDEWDLEGLVNYLANQLKGLDLSKEELERLSREEIKDELFNKFTTAYQARRAELGNDGMEELEKVVMLKIIDQKWMDHLHAIDDLRQGIGLRAYGQRDPLIEYKFESFEMFKQMSSWIREDIIKYLFAIEVVRNDSIEDNRSFNYGHGPLTTAYDTVRPPVQGQGQQEGEVKLKPIVKGEEPGRNDPCLCGSGKKYKKCCINK; via the coding sequence ATGTTTAAACTTTTAAAGAAGCTATTTACTGACCCAAATGAGAAGGAGCTAAGAAAGCTAGAGCCGATAGTAGAAGAGATTAATAATTTAGAAAGAAAGATTGGCTCTTTAACAGATGTGGAATTAAAGAAAAAGACTGACGAATTTAAAGATAGATTAGCACAAGGGGAGACTTTAGATCAGATTCTACCTGAGGCATTTGCTGTAGTAAGAGAAGCATCCAAGAGAACTACTGGTATGTGCCATTATGATGTACAGTTGATTGGGGGTATAGTTTTACACCAAGGAAAGATTGCTGAGATGAAGACTGGGGAAGGTAAGACTTTGGTAGCTACATTACCAGTTTATCTTAATGCATTAACAGGAAAAGGTGTTCATGTTATTACTGTAAATGATTATTTGGCAGAGCGTGATAGTGAGTGGATGGGACAGATTTATGAATTTTTAGGTTTAGAAGTTGGACTAGTATTAGAGGATATGGATTATGATGAACGGAAGAAGGCATATCAGGCTGATATTACCTATGGAACAAATAATCAATTTGGTTTTGATTACTTGAGAGATAATATGGCTGTTGATGATGAACATTTAGTTCAAAGAGAGTTACATTATTGTATTGTGGATGAGGTAGATAGTATCTTAATTGATGAGGCTCGCACCCCATTGATTATTTCTGGACCTACACAACAATCTCCATCCTTATATTATAAATTTGCTGAAATAGCAAAAAAGTTAAATAGCGAGGAGCATTATACTGTAGATGAAAAGGCCAGCTCTATTACTTTAACTGATGAGGGAAATGATAAGGTGGAGAGTGTACTGGGGATTGATAACTTATATGACAATCAGTATATGGATTATTTACACCATATCAATCAAGCCTTAAGAGCAAAAGAATTGATGAAGAGGGATAAAGATTATATCGTTAAAGATGGAGAGGTTCATATTGTTGATGAATTTACTGGTCGCTTAATGTCTGGACGCCGTTATAGTGAAGGTCTTCATCAAGCAATTGAAGCCAAAGAGGGAGTACAGATTCAAAAAGAGAGTCAGACCCTTGCTAGTATTACCTTCCAGAATTATTTTAGAATGTATGATAAATTAGCTGGTATGACAGGTACTGCTGCTACTGAAGAAACTGAGTTTGAAGAGATTTATAATTTAAAAGTAGTTGTTATTCCAACAAATGAACCAGTAGCCCGTGAAGATTTACCTGATGTAATCTATAAGACTGAAGATGCCAAGTTTAATGCTGTAGTAGCAGATATTAAAGAGAGGTATAAGAAGGGGCAACCGGTATTGGTTGGAACTGTCTCTATTGAGAAGTCCGAAGAACTAAGTAGGAGGTTAAAGCAAGCTCATGTACCCCATGAAGTATTGAATGCCAAATACCATGAGCGAGAGGCTGAGATTGTTAAAAGAGCTGGTCAACGGGGAGCAATTACTATTGCTACTAATATGGCTGGTCGTGGTACCGATATAGTTTTAGGTGATGGTGTCGATAAATTAGGAGGTCTCCATGTGGTTGGTACAGAACGCCATGAGAGTAGACGGATTGATAATCAGTTAAGAGGGCGTTCTGGAAGACAGGGAGACCCAGGTTCTTCCCGTTTTTATGTATCATTAGAAGATGATTTGATGAGATTATTCGGTTCTGATAGAATTGCAGGGGTGATGAATACTTTAGGGTTAGAAGATGATCAACCTATTGAGCATAATTTAATTACCAAATCTATCGCTAATGCTCAAAATAGAGTAGAATCCCGTAACTTTGAAATTAGAAAGAGTATCTTAGAGTATGATGATGTACTAAATAAACAGAGACAGGTTATCTATAATCAACGGCGAAAGGTTTTAGAAGGAGAAGACTTAGAAGAGATAATCTTTGGGATGGCAGAGCAATGGTTAGATGAAAGCTTAGATATTTATATAAATGATAAAGTACATCCTGATGAATGGGACTTAGAAGGTTTGGTCAATTATTTAGCTAATCAGTTAAAAGGTTTAGACTTATCTAAAGAGGAATTAGAAAGATTGAGTAGAGAAGAGATTAAAGATGAGTTATTCAATAAATTCACCACTGCTTATCAAGCAAGAAGAGCAGAGCTAGGTAATGATGGGATGGAAGAGTTAGAGAAGGTAGTTATGCTTAAGATTATTGACCAAAAATGGATGGATCATCTTCATGCAATAGATGACTTACGCCAAGGGATTGGTCTAAGAGCCTATGGACAGAGAGATCCTTTAATTGAATATAAATTTGAAAGTTTTGAGATGTTTAAGCAGATGAGTTCTTGGATTAGAGAGGATATTATTAAGTATTTATTTGCTATTGAAGTGGTAAGAAATGATAGTATAGAGGATAATAGAAGCTTTAATTATGGCCATGGACCCTTAACAACGGCTTATGATACTGTGCGCCCACCTGTTCAAGGTCAAGGTCAACAAGAAGGAGAGGTTAAGTTAAAGCCGATTGTTAAAGGTGAAGAACCAGGTAGAAATGATCCTTGTCTTTGTGGAAGTGGGAAGAAGTATAAGAAATGTTGTATAAATAAGTAA